Below is a window of Desulfomonilaceae bacterium DNA.
GATTTCAATATTTGCTGGTCAAAATCCGCATCGGTAACATGTAATATAACGCCACTTTCTGCCATCTCTTAACTCCTCTCGCATTATTATTATTTCAATCAGCGCTACAATTGATTCGCAAAAACTCTTTTAATCTCGCTCTGACTTCATCAGGCACTTCATCTGAAACACCCTCTGAACAGACTAGAACTGTAGTCCTTAGACTTTCGAAAATCAGGGCGCAAGGAGCGCACCTTTCCAGATGCTCTTCAATTAAAACGCATTCATTTGCTCCAAGTTCGTTGTCCAAATAATCAGAAAGCTGATCACAAAAGTCTTTGCACTTCTTCATGGGCCTGGCCTCTCAATTCTCACAAATTCCGGGATAAGCCCTTTTCTATATAATAGGACGTTAATGTCTCTCGAACAATATTCCTTGCTCTATGCAATCTCGATTTTACCGCCGGAATTGACACACCAACAATGCTAGCGACTTCTTCCAGAGAAAATCCTTCGACATCTCTCAACACAACTACTGATTTGTATATTACTGGAAGTTGATCTATGGCTTCTTCGATCTTGGCTTTTCCCTCCATAGATAAAAGAATTTCCAAAGGTGTAGAGACAAACGCAGGAGACGGGGTCAAAGCCTC
It encodes the following:
- a CDS encoding zf-HC2 domain-containing protein, which produces MKKCKDFCDQLSDYLDNELGANECVLIEEHLERCAPCALIFESLRTTVLVCSEGVSDEVPDEVRARLKEFLRINCSAD